The following proteins are encoded in a genomic region of Sorangiineae bacterium MSr12523:
- a CDS encoding DEAD/DEAH box helicase family protein — protein sequence MTIALSFASGTLEIRGLAPGGSPLAATDFPRSAAVPAEIAWDERTECHRAPAVAYAPIVRWLVAAKLPYEDGARRYLELEGGLRVHREARPYQREAVEAWRAQRGRGLVVLPTGAGKSHVALMAIDDKRRSTLVVAPTLDLVRQWMDLLATSFGVHVGLVGGGDHDVQPLTVTTYDSLYLHAEHLGARFGMIVFDECHHLPSAAYSLAARACLAPYRLGLTATPERADGREALLSELIGDMAYRKDIVELSGEYLAEYETECVSIELTPEEREEHDAERAIYRDFVQSHGIRMSRPSGWGEFIMMSSQSAAGRRAMSAYRRQRELAFAPKAKLEYLSYLLHLHRRDRAILFTQDNATAYGIARRFLVPVLTHQTKVRERSAILKAFSEGTYRALATSKVLNEGVDVPDANVAVILSGSGSVREHVQRLGRILRKKGDKRAVLYELVTASTTETFTSDRRREHSAYR from the coding sequence ATGACCATCGCGCTTTCGTTCGCATCCGGCACCCTCGAAATCCGCGGATTGGCACCCGGAGGTTCGCCGCTTGCGGCGACCGACTTTCCACGCAGCGCCGCCGTTCCGGCGGAGATCGCGTGGGACGAGCGGACGGAATGCCATCGCGCGCCGGCGGTTGCCTATGCGCCCATCGTGCGGTGGCTGGTGGCCGCGAAGCTGCCCTACGAGGATGGAGCGCGGCGCTACCTCGAGCTCGAAGGCGGTCTGCGCGTGCACCGTGAGGCGCGCCCGTATCAGCGCGAGGCCGTCGAGGCCTGGCGCGCGCAGCGTGGACGCGGGCTCGTCGTGTTGCCGACCGGCGCGGGCAAGAGCCATGTGGCGCTGATGGCCATCGACGACAAGCGGCGCAGCACCCTCGTCGTTGCGCCCACCCTGGACCTCGTGCGTCAGTGGATGGACCTTCTCGCCACGTCGTTCGGTGTGCACGTGGGGCTCGTCGGCGGCGGCGATCACGACGTGCAGCCGCTGACCGTGACCACGTACGATTCCTTGTACCTGCATGCCGAGCACCTCGGGGCGCGCTTCGGCATGATCGTCTTCGACGAGTGCCACCATCTGCCGAGTGCTGCCTATTCGCTGGCGGCGCGCGCCTGCCTCGCGCCCTACCGGCTCGGGCTCACCGCCACGCCGGAGCGCGCCGACGGGCGGGAGGCACTGCTCTCCGAGCTCATTGGCGATATGGCGTACCGCAAGGACATCGTCGAGCTGTCGGGCGAGTACCTCGCGGAGTACGAGACGGAGTGCGTCTCCATCGAGCTCACGCCCGAGGAGCGCGAGGAGCACGACGCGGAGCGCGCGATTTACCGTGACTTCGTGCAGAGCCACGGCATTCGAATGAGCCGCCCCTCGGGGTGGGGCGAGTTCATCATGATGTCCTCGCAAAGCGCCGCGGGGCGACGGGCCATGTCGGCTTACCGCCGGCAGCGCGAGCTGGCCTTTGCGCCGAAGGCGAAGCTCGAATACCTCTCGTACCTCCTTCACCTGCACCGGCGCGATCGGGCCATTTTGTTCACGCAGGACAACGCCACCGCGTACGGCATCGCGCGGCGTTTTCTCGTGCCGGTGCTCACGCACCAGACGAAGGTGCGCGAGCGGAGCGCCATTTTGAAGGCGTTTTCCGAGGGGACGTACCGCGCGTTGGCCACCTCCAAGGTGCTCAACGAGGGCGTCGACGTGCCCGATGCCAACGTGGCCGTGATCCTCTCGGGCAGCGGCTCGGTGCGCGAGCACGTCCAGCGGCTCGGGCGCATTCTGCGAAAAAAGGGCGACAAGCGCGCCGTACTCTACGAGCTCGTCACCGCCTCGACGACCGAGACGTTCACCAGCGACCGACGCCGGGAGCACAGTGCTTACCGTTGA
- a CDS encoding arylamine N-acetyltransferase yields MASNSIDLDAYFQRIGYTGPRAPTLETLRALHLAHPQAIAFENIDPFLHRPVRLDPESLQQKLVVERRGGYCYEQNTLFRHVLETLGFHVTSYAARVLWGRNEDGVITPRSHMLLCVALKEGEYLADVGFGGTTLTGPLPFQPNIEVPTPHEHFRLRPTDDVMGVGFILDVRTGNEWRRVYRFDRTPQFVQDYEISSWYLCTHPKSHFLSTFMVARPQPGKRYALRNNELAIHHLDRPSERRTLTSAAELRATLEGNFGIQLPDSPDLEPALQRLVTAANAEKPAG; encoded by the coding sequence ATGGCGTCGAATTCCATCGATCTGGATGCATATTTCCAACGAATTGGTTACACGGGACCTCGCGCGCCAACTCTGGAGACGCTTCGCGCGTTGCACCTCGCGCACCCGCAGGCCATCGCCTTCGAGAACATCGATCCATTTTTGCATCGCCCGGTGCGGCTCGATCCGGAGTCCCTCCAGCAAAAGCTCGTGGTGGAGCGGCGTGGAGGGTACTGTTACGAGCAAAATACGCTGTTTCGTCACGTGCTCGAGACCTTGGGCTTTCACGTCACGAGCTACGCCGCGCGCGTTTTATGGGGGCGGAACGAGGACGGCGTCATTACGCCGCGTTCGCACATGCTGCTTTGCGTCGCGCTGAAGGAAGGGGAATACCTGGCCGATGTGGGGTTCGGCGGTACGACCCTCACGGGGCCTCTTCCGTTTCAGCCGAACATCGAAGTTCCCACCCCGCACGAGCATTTTCGATTGCGGCCCACCGACGACGTGATGGGCGTCGGCTTCATCCTGGACGTTCGCACGGGCAATGAGTGGCGGCGCGTCTATCGCTTCGATCGGACGCCGCAGTTCGTGCAGGATTACGAAATATCGAGTTGGTACCTGTGCACCCATCCCAAGTCGCACTTCTTGAGCACCTTCATGGTGGCGCGCCCGCAGCCCGGAAAGCGGTATGCGCTCCGCAACAACGAGCTCGCGATTCATCATTTGGATCGCCCGTCCGAGCGCCGCACGCTCACCAGCGCGGCGGAGTTGCGGGCGACGCTGGAGGGCAACTTTGGGATTCAGCTTCCCGATTCGCCGGATTTGGAGCCGGCGCTGCAACGATTGGTCACGGCTGCGAACGCCGAAAAGCCAGCGGGGTGA
- a CDS encoding CehA/McbA family metallohydrolase — translation MDRANLRHLGVVASLGMAFAVLPADAAEASPANEEVRVITGRFEPGAPDWGYVPVDIPAGVREIAVRYSYDRPSTPPGVPGNALDIGMFDNDGYELGNAAGFRGWSGGARDNFTISASDATPGYIPGPITPGRWNVILGPYTVAPQGLEWRVEVTLRYGEPGPAFVPHYSPTRIPGRGPGWYRGDLHVHSVYSDGKRTAAEVAAAARASQLDFFVSTEHNTQSAHAVWGDYAGSDLLIVTGEEVTTRNGHLVAAGLTPGQWIDWRYRAQDGQLPRFLREIHRSDGLAIAAHPYATCGACDWKFGYDGVDAVEIWNGPWTPDDEQAVTLWDGMLRDHVQGKGPRRWRPAVGSSDAHREPQIVGLPQTVVEANELSRRAILDGVAEGRSYIAESPSVKLEMNAQHGLFHAGIGERLLAFPHSMVGVTVTVAGAPGTTVRLVTDRGEAQTFPVASADSTTFTWTTFARDAAYVRAEVRRNGTEAVALSNPIFVGLPIHPIQ, via the coding sequence ATGGATCGCGCCAATTTGCGACACCTTGGCGTCGTTGCATCGCTAGGAATGGCCTTCGCCGTGTTGCCCGCCGATGCGGCCGAGGCATCGCCTGCGAACGAAGAGGTCCGCGTCATCACGGGCCGTTTCGAACCAGGCGCGCCCGATTGGGGCTACGTGCCCGTCGACATTCCCGCGGGCGTGAGGGAAATCGCTGTTCGCTATTCGTACGATCGGCCTTCGACGCCGCCGGGGGTGCCGGGCAACGCCCTCGATATCGGAATGTTCGACAACGATGGATACGAGCTGGGCAATGCCGCGGGATTCCGTGGTTGGTCCGGTGGTGCACGCGACAACTTCACCATCAGCGCGAGCGATGCGACGCCGGGCTACATCCCCGGCCCTATCACGCCGGGACGATGGAACGTCATTTTGGGACCGTACACCGTGGCGCCGCAGGGCCTGGAGTGGCGAGTGGAAGTCACACTGCGTTATGGGGAGCCGGGGCCGGCGTTCGTTCCGCACTACAGCCCGACGCGCATTCCGGGTCGCGGCCCTGGATGGTACCGCGGCGATTTGCACGTGCACTCCGTGTACTCCGACGGCAAGCGAACGGCCGCGGAGGTGGCCGCGGCGGCGCGGGCGAGCCAGCTCGATTTCTTCGTCTCGACGGAGCACAACACGCAGAGCGCTCACGCCGTGTGGGGCGATTACGCCGGCTCGGATCTGTTGATCGTGACCGGTGAGGAGGTCACCACGCGAAATGGCCACTTGGTCGCGGCCGGTCTCACGCCCGGCCAATGGATCGATTGGCGTTACCGCGCGCAAGACGGGCAGCTTCCGCGATTCCTGAGGGAGATTCATCGCTCGGACGGATTGGCCATTGCCGCGCATCCTTATGCCACGTGCGGTGCGTGCGATTGGAAATTCGGATACGACGGTGTCGACGCCGTCGAGATCTGGAATGGGCCGTGGACACCCGACGACGAGCAGGCCGTGACCTTGTGGGACGGCATGCTGCGCGACCACGTGCAAGGCAAAGGTCCCCGCAGGTGGCGCCCCGCGGTGGGAAGCAGCGACGCGCACCGCGAGCCGCAGATCGTCGGGCTACCGCAAACGGTGGTCGAGGCGAACGAATTGAGCCGGCGTGCGATCCTGGACGGCGTGGCGGAGGGCCGTAGTTACATCGCGGAATCGCCGAGTGTGAAGCTCGAGATGAACGCGCAACACGGGCTCTTTCACGCGGGCATCGGCGAGCGCCTCTTGGCGTTCCCGCACAGCATGGTGGGCGTCACGGTGACCGTGGCCGGCGCGCCGGGAACCACCGTGCGGCTCGTGACCGACCGAGGCGAGGCGCAGACGTTCCCGGTGGCTTCCGCCGATTCGACGACGTTCACGTGGACGACGTTCGCGCGCGATGCGGCCTACGTGCGCGCGGAGGTGCGCCGGAACGGAACCGAGGCGGTGGCGCTGAGCAATCCCATCTTCGTGGGATTGCCGATTCACCCTATTCAATAA
- a CDS encoding N(4)-(beta-N-acetylglucosaminyl)-L-asparaginase — translation MTKPIVLSTWNFGQPANEAAWKVLSTGGRALDAVEAGVRVPEADPNVTTVGYGGRPDRDGHVTLDACIMDEQGNCGSVAGLEHIMHPISVARKVMENTPHVMLVGDGALQFALESGFKKENLLTPESEKAWREWQKTSQYKPVINVENHDTIGMIALDQNGNLSGACTTSGLAFKMHGRVGDSPIIGAGLYVDNAIGAATATGVGEEVVKIVGCHLVVELMRQKHSPEDACRLAVERIVERQPKKSRDIQVGFLALSKSGEYGAYCLQKGFNYAVRTASRNALLDGKSHY, via the coding sequence GTGACCAAGCCCATCGTGTTATCGACTTGGAATTTCGGCCAGCCCGCCAACGAAGCGGCGTGGAAGGTGCTCTCGACGGGCGGGCGCGCGCTCGACGCCGTGGAGGCCGGCGTTCGCGTTCCCGAGGCCGATCCCAACGTGACCACCGTCGGCTACGGCGGCCGGCCCGACCGCGATGGCCACGTCACCTTGGATGCATGCATCATGGATGAACAGGGGAACTGCGGCTCCGTCGCAGGCCTCGAGCACATCATGCATCCCATTTCCGTGGCGCGGAAGGTCATGGAGAACACGCCGCACGTCATGTTGGTCGGCGACGGCGCCTTGCAATTTGCGCTGGAGAGCGGCTTCAAAAAGGAAAACCTGCTCACCCCCGAATCCGAAAAAGCGTGGCGGGAGTGGCAGAAGACGTCGCAATACAAACCGGTCATCAACGTCGAAAATCACGACACCATCGGGATGATCGCCTTGGACCAAAACGGCAATCTCTCTGGAGCGTGCACCACCAGCGGGCTCGCCTTCAAGATGCACGGCCGGGTGGGCGATTCGCCCATCATTGGTGCGGGCCTTTACGTCGACAACGCGATTGGTGCGGCCACGGCGACGGGGGTGGGCGAGGAAGTGGTCAAGATCGTCGGCTGCCACCTCGTGGTCGAGTTGATGCGGCAGAAGCACTCGCCCGAGGACGCCTGTCGCTTGGCCGTCGAGCGCATCGTGGAGCGGCAGCCCAAGAAATCGCGCGACATCCAAGTAGGCTTTCTCGCGCTCTCCAAGAGCGGCGAGTACGGCGCATATTGCCTTCAAAAAGGCTTCAACTACGCCGTACGTACCGCCTCACGAAATGCGCTGCTCGATGGCAAAAGCCATTATTGA
- a CDS encoding proline racemase family protein, translating into MIRIRVVDSHTGGEPTRVILEGGPALGAGSLAERRERFRAEHDRIRTAVVREPRGSEATVGALLCEPTLPDCVAGVIFFDNAGYLGMCGHGSIGLVVTLAHLGRIGTGLHRIETPVGVVTAELHSDGRVTIANVPSYRLTAGVRVEVKGFGAVSGDVAWGGNWFFLIENHASSIELANVEALTDFTWRVRQALSASGITGKDGAEIDHIEVFGPSNRAPRASRNFVLCPGKAYDRSPCGTGTSAKLACLHADGKLLPGEVWHQESITGSVFEGRFTVDPTRPGHVLPEITGAAHITGEGTLILDERDPLVWGIGSR; encoded by the coding sequence ATGATACGAATCCGGGTGGTGGACTCCCACACGGGAGGTGAGCCGACACGCGTAATCCTCGAGGGCGGGCCCGCATTGGGGGCCGGCAGCCTCGCGGAAAGGCGGGAGCGGTTCCGCGCGGAGCACGACCGCATTCGTACCGCTGTGGTGCGCGAACCCCGCGGCTCGGAGGCGACGGTGGGTGCGCTGCTGTGCGAGCCGACGTTGCCCGATTGCGTCGCAGGGGTCATCTTTTTCGACAACGCCGGCTACTTGGGAATGTGTGGTCACGGGTCGATTGGCCTGGTGGTGACCTTGGCCCATCTGGGCCGGATCGGAACGGGCTTGCACCGGATCGAAACGCCGGTGGGGGTGGTCACCGCGGAGCTTCACTCGGACGGGCGCGTGACCATCGCCAACGTACCGAGCTACCGCTTGACCGCGGGCGTGCGCGTCGAGGTGAAGGGATTCGGCGCGGTGAGCGGCGATGTGGCGTGGGGTGGAAACTGGTTCTTCTTGATCGAGAACCACGCCTCGAGCATCGAGCTGGCCAACGTGGAGGCGCTGACGGACTTCACGTGGCGCGTGCGCCAGGCGCTGTCGGCGTCGGGCATCACGGGCAAGGACGGCGCGGAGATCGACCACATCGAGGTGTTCGGCCCCTCGAACCGCGCACCGCGTGCCAGCAGAAATTTCGTGCTGTGCCCGGGCAAGGCCTACGATCGCTCGCCCTGCGGTACGGGCACCAGCGCGAAGCTGGCGTGCCTGCACGCCGATGGAAAGCTTCTCCCCGGGGAGGTTTGGCACCAGGAGAGCATCACGGGCAGCGTGTTCGAGGGCCGCTTCACCGTCGACCCCACGCGGCCGGGCCATGTGCTCCCGGAGATCACCGGCGCCGCGCACATCACCGGCGAGGGCACCTTGATCCTCGACGAGCGCGATCCTCTCGTTTGGGGCATCGGGTCGCGATGA
- a CDS encoding DUF790 family protein, with protein MLTVDLVHARRRAGELRLVALDRPARARAEVLAGHILDAARAHVGRTREEFDAAIDGIDVEPREHRLKAGLAKLVEDRCEFDASDDIDPEALRHDVFRRASAARAALDDGAHFDRDTVLDEIARERETSREVIERALFSDLRSAHKLLAVDAPGAKTLVASYERAQAQAVLLRAVSVRVDVRCASAGALRAFFRRLKFLRLLHTIEKTDEGHRVVIDGPFSLFESVTKYGLQLALVLPALDACDAWKLEASVRWGKERTPLTFRLEGGAGVTDGEPVLPDELETLVRTFSALGTPWTVSPSAEILELPGVGLCVPDLVFERTRDGRRETVHLEAMGYWSRAAVWKRIELVQAGLAQHILFAVSSRLRVSEDVLGDDLPSALYVYKGAMNARTIAERLERLVSPREDR; from the coding sequence GTGCTTACCGTTGATCTGGTGCATGCGCGGCGTCGTGCCGGGGAGCTGCGGTTGGTCGCACTCGATCGGCCGGCCCGAGCGCGCGCGGAGGTTCTCGCCGGGCACATCCTCGACGCGGCACGTGCACACGTGGGACGCACGCGCGAAGAGTTCGACGCGGCCATCGATGGCATCGACGTCGAGCCGCGCGAGCATCGGCTCAAGGCGGGGCTGGCCAAGCTGGTCGAGGATCGGTGCGAGTTCGACGCCTCGGACGACATCGATCCGGAGGCGCTGCGCCACGATGTCTTCCGTCGCGCGAGCGCGGCGCGTGCCGCGTTGGACGATGGCGCGCACTTCGACCGGGATACCGTCTTGGACGAGATTGCACGCGAGCGGGAGACATCGCGCGAGGTCATCGAGCGCGCTCTCTTTTCCGATCTGCGCAGTGCGCACAAGCTCCTCGCGGTGGATGCTCCGGGCGCGAAGACCTTGGTGGCGTCGTACGAGCGGGCGCAGGCGCAGGCCGTGCTTCTTCGCGCGGTCAGCGTGCGCGTGGACGTGCGCTGTGCGTCGGCCGGTGCGTTGAGGGCCTTCTTTCGGCGGCTGAAGTTTTTGCGGCTGCTCCACACCATCGAGAAGACCGACGAGGGGCATCGCGTGGTCATCGACGGGCCCTTCAGCCTTTTCGAATCAGTGACCAAGTATGGATTGCAGCTCGCGCTGGTGTTGCCGGCGCTGGATGCCTGCGACGCGTGGAAGCTCGAGGCGAGCGTCCGCTGGGGCAAAGAGCGCACGCCGCTGACATTTCGCCTCGAGGGTGGTGCCGGCGTGACCGACGGCGAGCCCGTGCTGCCCGACGAGCTCGAGACCTTGGTGCGCACCTTTTCCGCCTTGGGCACGCCGTGGACGGTGTCACCGAGCGCGGAGATCCTCGAGCTGCCCGGGGTCGGTCTGTGCGTGCCGGATCTGGTCTTCGAGCGCACCCGCGATGGTCGGCGCGAGACGGTGCACCTCGAGGCCATGGGCTATTGGAGTCGCGCCGCCGTGTGGAAGCGCATCGAGCTGGTGCAGGCCGGGCTCGCGCAGCACATTCTTTTTGCCGTGAGCTCGCGCCTTCGCGTGAGCGAGGACGTGCTGGGCGACGATTTGCCCAGCGCACTCTACGTGTACAAGGGCGCGATGAATGCGCGCACCATCGCCGAGCGCCTCGAGCGACTGGTTAGCCCTCGCGAGGATCGATGA
- a CDS encoding FAD-dependent oxidoreductase translates to MSKHLVVVGAGVVGLSVAYYAAKKGHRVTVLDRAAGPGEGCSYVNAGMVVPSHFVPLAAPGMVALGLRWMWNPESPFYVRPRLRADLFGWGIKFWRAANAARVQAAAPLLSHLHRASRRCFEELDAQSPGEIGLVKKGLLMLCQTEHGLAEEAAIAEQARALDIPATVLDAAQLAALEPDIRMEAAGGVHYPMDCHLTPAKLMHALLAYNQKAGVRVLWGTDVTGFRTADRRIEAVLTDAGEHTGDEYVLCAGVWSDKVARELGLAIPMEAGKGYSVTLPNPRRLPKTCAILTEARVAVTPMGHALRFGGTMELSGIDTSIDAVRVRGIVRAATRYYPEFTESDFDGVPPSCGLRPCSPDGLPYVGRSSRHDNLCTATGHAMMGVSLGPITGKLVAEIVSGETPSMDIRALSPDRYR, encoded by the coding sequence ATGAGCAAACACCTCGTAGTCGTGGGGGCCGGCGTGGTGGGGCTCTCCGTCGCGTACTACGCGGCGAAAAAGGGCCATCGCGTGACGGTGCTGGATCGCGCGGCGGGGCCAGGCGAAGGATGCTCGTACGTCAATGCGGGCATGGTGGTGCCGAGCCACTTCGTGCCGCTGGCGGCGCCCGGCATGGTGGCCTTGGGCCTTCGCTGGATGTGGAATCCGGAGAGCCCGTTCTACGTGCGGCCTCGCCTTCGCGCGGATCTATTCGGGTGGGGCATCAAGTTCTGGCGCGCGGCCAACGCGGCCCGCGTGCAGGCGGCCGCGCCGCTTTTGAGCCATCTTCACCGCGCGAGCCGGCGTTGCTTCGAGGAGCTCGATGCGCAATCGCCCGGTGAGATCGGCCTCGTGAAAAAAGGGCTTCTCATGCTCTGCCAAACGGAGCACGGGCTGGCCGAGGAGGCGGCAATCGCGGAGCAGGCTCGCGCTCTGGACATTCCCGCGACCGTGCTCGATGCCGCGCAGCTCGCGGCGTTGGAGCCGGACATCCGCATGGAGGCGGCGGGTGGGGTGCATTATCCGATGGATTGCCATCTCACACCGGCAAAACTCATGCATGCGCTTCTCGCGTACAACCAGAAAGCCGGCGTGCGCGTGCTTTGGGGAACGGACGTCACGGGCTTTCGCACGGCGGACCGTCGCATCGAGGCCGTGCTCACCGACGCGGGCGAGCACACCGGCGACGAGTACGTGCTCTGCGCGGGCGTGTGGTCCGACAAGGTGGCGCGCGAACTCGGGTTGGCCATTCCGATGGAGGCGGGAAAGGGATACAGCGTGACCTTGCCCAACCCGCGCCGCTTGCCCAAGACGTGCGCCATCCTCACCGAGGCACGCGTTGCCGTGACACCCATGGGCCATGCGCTGCGTTTCGGCGGCACGATGGAGCTGTCGGGCATCGACACGAGCATCGATGCCGTGCGCGTGCGCGGCATCGTCCGCGCGGCCACGCGTTATTACCCGGAGTTCACCGAGAGCGACTTCGACGGCGTGCCCCCGTCGTGCGGGCTGCGCCCGTGTTCGCCCGATGGTCTTCCCTACGTGGGGCGCTCATCGCGCCATGACAATCTGTGCACCGCCACCGGGCACGCCATGATGGGCGTCAGCCTCGGTCCCATCACGGGCAAGCTGGTGGCGGAAATCGTCTCGGGCGAAACGCCCTCAATGGATATTCGGGCACTGAGCCCGGACCGATATCGCTAA
- a CDS encoding AraC family transcriptional regulator: MPNAESLSRWANLLADPVLLQHLFDKLPDAVFFVKDQTERYVMVNETLLARCGIAHKSDLIGRTAEEVFPAPLGAGYTAQDRQVLRTGREIQDRLELHMYPNGRQGWCLTFKTPLRERNGDVVGLVGISRDLHRPNEQHPEYGHLAEALDFLQTRFDEAVRLEELARKVGLSMDRFERLVSQVFHLTPRQLLTKIRIEAASRLLREGDEGIAAIAHACGYSDHSAFTRQFRSTVGVTPLAFRRSQP, encoded by the coding sequence ATGCCGAATGCCGAGAGCCTATCGCGCTGGGCCAACCTCTTGGCCGACCCCGTTCTCCTGCAACACTTGTTCGACAAGCTTCCCGACGCCGTCTTCTTCGTGAAGGACCAGACGGAGCGTTACGTCATGGTCAATGAGACGCTCTTGGCGCGGTGCGGAATCGCGCACAAGTCGGACTTGATTGGACGCACCGCCGAGGAGGTTTTCCCCGCGCCGCTGGGCGCCGGATACACGGCGCAAGATCGGCAGGTGCTTCGCACGGGGCGCGAGATCCAGGACCGCCTGGAACTTCATATGTACCCCAATGGCCGACAGGGCTGGTGCCTCACGTTCAAAACGCCGCTCCGCGAGCGCAACGGTGACGTGGTGGGCCTCGTGGGCATCTCCCGCGATTTGCATCGGCCCAACGAGCAGCATCCGGAATACGGGCACCTGGCCGAGGCGCTCGATTTTCTGCAAACGCGCTTCGACGAAGCGGTGCGACTCGAGGAGCTCGCGCGCAAGGTGGGGCTTTCGATGGATCGCTTCGAGCGGCTCGTCTCGCAGGTGTTCCACCTCACGCCGCGCCAGTTGCTGACGAAGATCCGCATCGAGGCCGCGTCACGCCTTCTGCGCGAAGGTGACGAAGGCATTGCGGCCATCGCACACGCGTGTGGCTACAGCGATCATAGCGCCTTCACGCGTCAATTCCGCAGCACGGTGGGCGTCACCCCGCTGGCTTTTCGGCGTTCGCAGCCGTGA
- a CDS encoding metallophosphoesterase, with the protein MSDALLLHLSDLHFCQNKERDPGPLLRQLLCKAVGTVVEEAGPDVRVGLVVTGDLIDSSETPPERIAEVFQSFVGDLRQVLGSAPIVLLPGNHDRRIGGVFAPWSTRAMQDLAAAVSGDGCTYVHAPNADEPLAHPVHELSSVLGVQVVAYDSTHAIEGKVSAGGLFRTTDLLAVPGIVGCDKPVVLLLHHHLVPTPVTDVGVMDTSHTTWFERTFVQRFLPWLVSFADREELFMTALGAGTTLTLLNSLGSATVVLHGHKHYPTARLLRATQAGDGDVLIASAGSSGTLEHYRALGPQERTFLWPSFNAVTFRGDDVSIETIFFSPKGTRPNVRQTLARATRKGPSWDGAPVQGPVISEVRVESDEAEFLLTPGGVGLWDVSCVRRLGAPHNSVRPYQEPLEALPRAGITGERVGVEPSGRVTLLVQPGETSYRATSALVRNVGEARRRHLGEAFSPFQSVSLKVRRGARLARLVLRGLPRAAEITFGTLTDLNTGQERPVRLEPADDGVALVVPFCPARRLLRIHWPLETA; encoded by the coding sequence GTGAGCGACGCGCTTCTACTGCATCTTTCCGACTTACACTTTTGCCAGAACAAAGAACGGGATCCCGGCCCGCTTCTCCGCCAACTCCTCTGCAAGGCCGTGGGAACGGTCGTCGAAGAGGCAGGGCCGGATGTGCGCGTGGGCCTTGTGGTCACCGGTGACCTGATCGACAGCTCGGAGACGCCCCCCGAGCGCATTGCCGAAGTCTTTCAAAGCTTCGTGGGCGACCTGCGGCAGGTCCTCGGCTCGGCACCGATCGTCCTTCTTCCGGGCAACCACGATCGCCGCATCGGCGGCGTCTTCGCGCCCTGGAGCACGCGCGCGATGCAGGATCTCGCGGCCGCGGTGTCGGGCGATGGGTGCACCTACGTGCATGCCCCCAACGCCGACGAGCCGCTCGCGCATCCGGTGCATGAGCTCTCCAGTGTGCTTGGCGTGCAGGTGGTGGCCTACGATTCCACCCACGCCATCGAGGGGAAGGTCTCCGCGGGCGGCCTCTTTCGCACGACGGATCTGCTGGCGGTGCCGGGCATCGTCGGCTGCGACAAGCCGGTCGTCCTTCTGCTGCATCACCACTTGGTTCCGACCCCCGTCACCGACGTGGGCGTGATGGATACGTCCCACACGACATGGTTCGAGCGGACCTTCGTGCAGCGCTTCCTGCCATGGCTCGTGTCCTTTGCCGATCGCGAAGAGCTGTTCATGACCGCGCTGGGCGCGGGAACGACGCTCACCCTCTTGAATTCGCTGGGCTCGGCCACGGTGGTTCTGCACGGGCACAAGCACTACCCAACGGCGCGGTTGCTTCGTGCGACGCAGGCGGGCGATGGGGACGTGCTCATCGCGTCCGCGGGAAGCTCGGGGACCCTCGAGCATTACCGCGCGCTGGGCCCGCAGGAGCGCACGTTTCTGTGGCCTTCGTTCAATGCGGTGACGTTTCGCGGGGACGACGTCTCCATCGAGACGATTTTCTTCTCGCCCAAGGGCACCCGCCCCAATGTGCGTCAGACGCTCGCTCGGGCCACGCGCAAGGGGCCTTCGTGGGACGGAGCGCCCGTGCAGGGGCCGGTCATCTCCGAGGTGCGCGTGGAGTCCGACGAAGCGGAGTTCCTTCTGACTCCGGGAGGGGTGGGGCTCTGGGACGTGTCGTGCGTTCGCCGGCTCGGCGCGCCGCACAATTCGGTGCGGCCGTACCAAGAGCCGCTCGAGGCATTGCCGCGCGCAGGAATCACGGGAGAGCGCGTCGGCGTGGAGCCCAGCGGACGCGTGACGTTGCTCGTGCAGCCCGGGGAAACGTCGTACCGGGCGACCTCGGCGCTGGTTCGCAACGTGGGCGAGGCGCGTCGGCGGCATCTCGGCGAGGCGTTCTCACCGTTCCAATCGGTGAGCCTGAAGGTGCGTCGCGGTGCGAGGCTCGCGCGCCTGGTGCTGCGCGGCTTGCCGCGGGCGGCGGAGATCACCTTTGGCACGCTCACCGATCTCAACACGGGGCAGGAGAGGCCCGTTCGGCTGGAGCCCGCGGACGATGGCGTGGCCCTGGTGGTTCCGTTTTGCCCGGCGCGGAGGCTTTTGCGGATACATTGGCCGTTGGAAACGGCATGA